A part of Myxococcus landrumus genomic DNA contains:
- a CDS encoding MupA/Atu3671 family FMN-dependent luciferase-like monooxygenase: MNQRNEKSVGDFHNLVDLLSYRAQVRGDALLYRFLESGDVDGPVEEWSYARLDARARALGAQLRASGATGERALLLYPPGMEFVAGFMGCLYAGVIAVPCYPPDPTRLERTLPRLRAIARDCGARYVLTTQFIVDMSELFKPQAPELAELQWMASDAVPESLAADWRRPELEANTLAFLQYTSGSTGNPKGVMVSHANILHNEAFITRGFGLDASRSSGMGWLPMFHDMGLIGKVLQPLYLGFPCTLMSPISFLQRPLRWLEAISHYQATCSGGPNFAYDLCVRKATEEDRAKLKLHSWDLAFNGAEPVRRETLERFAETFAPCGFRRTAFYPCYGLAETTLIVTGGTKGESYVHGHFVSDAMEQGRAEEAVAEAPGARTLVGAGISAPDQRVLIVHPESREVLPANSVGEIWVSGPSVAQGYWARPEETAHAFDAKLSSGEGPFLRTGDLAFLSSSGQLFVTGRLKDLLIIRGRNLYPQDLEMDAERAHRAVRAGCSAAFSVDVEGEERLVLAMEVDVRDGFDASAVVAAVRQRLAEQHTVHAHGIVLLQARSIPKTSSGKIQRRATKAAYLAGELEVVELSVAETEPVAAPPAPTLPLKELLVTASETERRAHVEEFLRHAVARTLRVDVRKLQGDSSLASLGLDSLMVLELHGMLESELGVALPAAFLWMSQTLEAAADKLLEAWQGVRPDFSLAAPPLTAGPRDGELPLSSGQLRLWFLDRLVPDSALYNVHFQLHLSGPLDVEALRRSLDALLTRHPLLNAAFPEVEGQPRLVVRASASLPLPQVDLRSEKPEARDAALRRLALEQAREPFRLTEGPTVRASLVRLGDNEHRLLMTQHHIVTDGWSVGVLGRELAALYRAHVAGTTASLPPPRLHYADYSRWQQGLGPLLDGQRAYWAKQLAGLPRLELPTDFTRPREPRVQGALHRLTLDRSLVESLRALGRREGCTLFITLTAAWTALLHRYSGQEDFAVGTVVANRERPELRDVLGFFAHTLALRADLAGQPSFRELLNRTRRTFHEALAHADLPFEDVVASARVPRGGADNPLFQTALLLEALPPTDMTVPGMEWRPVLPVPDGAVEGTSKFDLQLSLVETADGLSGALEYRTDLFAAATVARLASHLETVLRAAVNAVELKVDDLPLLGAEETRKLLVDWNDLTPAQADDAALCIHAQFRAQAARTPDAVAVAGDDATLTYAELDGRANALAWRLRDAGVGPEVRVGLCLERSAAMVVAMLGVLKAGGAYVPLDPDYPRERLAFMLEDSGAAVLLTETHLQGSIPPGRARVVLLDDAAVDAHEVRDAPPASGTSAAGLAYVIYTSGSTGRPKGVMVPHGGVANFFTAMDARLGHQPVGSWLAVTSISFDISVLELLWTLTRGFKVVVQGEGALLKAPSRVAAARRKPMELSLFYFADDAEKSTGDRYRLLMEGAKFADRHGFAAVWTPERHFHAFGGLYPSPAVASAAIAAVTERVAIRAGSVVLPLHHPVRVAEEWALVDNLSRGRVGISVASGWHANDFVFAPERYEKRRELMMEGLETVRRLWRGETLRMQGGAGAQVDITLRPRPIQKDLPVWLTAAGNPDTFITAGRMGCHVLTHLLGQTWDDLEKKLGLYRDAWREAGHAGDGHVTLMLHTFIGEDAAQVRAVVEKPFRDYLRSSADLMRGLGRTLGVDLDTATEADLDRLAAQAFERYFETSGLFGTPRSVRERMEQLRALGVDEVGCLIDFGIPAETVLASLPRLHEVKCQADRDGRRASTARSIPLNLREHAVTHLQCTPSLARALMAEPESVEALAGLRRLMVGGEALPSSLGTSLRQALGEGARLLNMYGPTETTIWSSTHDVRDESGPVASIGSPFSRTQFYLLDAKLRPVPVGVPGELFIGGAGVVRGYLSRPELTAERFVPDPFSREPGARVYRTGDRARWRDDGTVEFLGRVDHQLKVRGFRIEAGEIEAVLSARPEVREAVVVAREDTPGDVRLVAYVVARDGQTVDATALRDAVALRLPEHMVPSLLVTLPALPLTPNGKVDRKALPAPTAARASRAAYVAPQSQLEMQISDVWKQVLNVEQVGVDDNFFDLGGHSLLMVQVHARLKTVLGSELPLLKLLEHPTVSALARYLRQGPASNVTPVESAQDRAKRQLESMKRQQQRARKQG, from the coding sequence ATGAATCAGCGCAACGAAAAGTCCGTGGGAGACTTCCACAACCTCGTCGACCTGCTGAGCTATCGCGCGCAGGTGCGCGGAGACGCGTTGCTCTACCGCTTTCTTGAATCGGGCGACGTGGACGGCCCGGTGGAAGAGTGGAGCTACGCGAGGCTGGACGCGCGGGCACGGGCGTTGGGCGCGCAGCTGCGGGCTTCGGGTGCGACGGGTGAGCGTGCGCTCCTGCTGTATCCGCCCGGCATGGAGTTCGTCGCGGGCTTCATGGGCTGCCTGTACGCGGGCGTCATCGCGGTGCCGTGCTATCCGCCGGACCCGACGCGCCTGGAGCGCACCCTGCCCCGCCTGCGCGCCATCGCGCGGGACTGCGGCGCGCGCTACGTGCTCACCACGCAGTTCATCGTGGACATGTCGGAGCTGTTCAAGCCGCAGGCGCCGGAGCTGGCGGAGCTCCAGTGGATGGCGAGCGACGCGGTGCCGGAGAGCCTGGCGGCGGACTGGCGGCGTCCGGAGCTGGAGGCGAACACGCTGGCGTTCCTCCAGTACACCTCCGGCTCCACGGGCAATCCCAAGGGCGTGATGGTGAGCCACGCCAACATCCTCCACAACGAGGCGTTCATCACCCGAGGCTTCGGGCTGGATGCGTCGCGCTCGTCGGGCATGGGCTGGCTGCCCATGTTCCATGACATGGGCCTCATCGGGAAGGTGCTCCAGCCGCTCTACCTGGGCTTCCCCTGCACGCTGATGTCGCCCATCTCCTTCCTGCAGCGTCCGCTGCGCTGGCTGGAGGCCATCTCCCACTACCAGGCCACGTGCAGCGGAGGCCCCAACTTCGCCTACGACTTGTGCGTGAGGAAGGCGACCGAGGAGGACCGCGCGAAGCTGAAGCTGCACAGCTGGGACCTGGCCTTCAACGGCGCGGAGCCGGTGCGGCGCGAGACGCTGGAGCGCTTCGCGGAGACCTTCGCCCCCTGCGGCTTCCGTCGCACGGCGTTCTACCCGTGCTACGGCCTGGCGGAGACCACGCTCATCGTCACGGGTGGAACGAAGGGCGAGTCCTACGTCCACGGCCACTTCGTCTCGGACGCGATGGAGCAGGGTCGGGCCGAGGAAGCCGTCGCGGAGGCCCCCGGAGCTCGCACGCTGGTGGGCGCGGGCATCAGCGCGCCGGACCAGCGCGTGCTCATCGTCCATCCCGAGTCGCGCGAAGTGCTCCCCGCGAACTCCGTGGGAGAGATCTGGGTCTCGGGCCCCAGCGTGGCGCAGGGCTACTGGGCTCGGCCGGAGGAGACGGCGCACGCGTTCGACGCGAAGCTGTCCTCGGGCGAAGGCCCGTTCCTGCGCACGGGCGACCTGGCGTTCCTCTCGTCCTCGGGCCAGCTCTTCGTCACCGGCCGCCTGAAAGACCTGCTCATCATCCGGGGCCGCAATCTGTATCCGCAGGACCTGGAGATGGACGCGGAGCGGGCCCACCGCGCGGTGCGTGCGGGCTGCAGCGCGGCCTTCAGCGTGGACGTGGAGGGCGAAGAGCGCCTGGTCCTCGCGATGGAAGTGGACGTGCGCGACGGCTTCGATGCCTCCGCGGTGGTGGCGGCCGTGCGTCAGCGGCTCGCCGAGCAGCACACGGTCCATGCGCATGGCATCGTGCTGCTGCAGGCGCGCAGCATCCCCAAGACGTCGAGCGGGAAGATTCAGCGCCGGGCCACCAAGGCGGCGTACCTGGCCGGTGAGCTGGAAGTCGTCGAGCTGTCGGTGGCGGAGACCGAGCCCGTCGCGGCGCCTCCGGCACCGACGCTTCCCCTCAAGGAGCTGCTCGTCACGGCGTCCGAGACGGAGCGGCGCGCGCACGTGGAGGAGTTCCTCCGGCACGCCGTGGCGCGGACGCTGCGCGTGGATGTCCGCAAGCTCCAGGGCGACTCGTCGCTGGCGAGCCTGGGCCTGGACTCGCTGATGGTGCTGGAGCTCCACGGGATGCTGGAGTCGGAGCTGGGCGTGGCGCTCCCCGCCGCCTTCCTCTGGATGAGCCAGACGCTGGAGGCCGCGGCCGACAAGCTCCTCGAAGCGTGGCAGGGCGTCCGGCCGGACTTCTCGCTCGCGGCGCCGCCGCTGACCGCGGGCCCGCGCGACGGTGAGCTGCCGCTGTCGTCGGGCCAGCTTCGGCTCTGGTTCCTGGACCGGCTGGTGCCGGACAGCGCGCTCTACAACGTCCACTTCCAGCTCCACCTCAGCGGGCCGCTGGACGTGGAGGCCCTGCGGCGAAGCCTGGATGCGCTGCTCACGCGCCATCCGCTGCTGAACGCGGCCTTCCCCGAGGTGGAGGGACAGCCGCGCCTCGTGGTGCGCGCCTCCGCGTCGCTGCCCTTGCCGCAAGTGGACCTGCGATCCGAGAAGCCCGAAGCACGGGACGCGGCGCTGCGACGTCTGGCGCTGGAGCAGGCGCGCGAGCCGTTCCGCCTGACGGAGGGCCCCACCGTGCGCGCGTCGCTGGTGAGGCTGGGCGACAACGAGCACCGGCTGTTGATGACCCAGCATCACATCGTGACCGACGGCTGGTCCGTGGGTGTGCTGGGCCGCGAGCTCGCCGCGCTGTACCGCGCGCACGTCGCGGGCACCACCGCGAGCCTCCCCCCTCCCCGCCTCCACTACGCGGACTACTCGCGCTGGCAGCAGGGTCTGGGCCCGCTGCTCGACGGACAGCGTGCGTACTGGGCGAAGCAGCTCGCGGGGCTGCCTCGCCTGGAGCTGCCCACGGACTTCACGCGGCCTCGCGAGCCGCGAGTCCAGGGCGCGCTGCATCGCCTCACGCTGGACCGGTCGCTGGTGGAGTCGCTGCGTGCCCTGGGCCGTCGCGAGGGCTGCACGCTCTTCATCACGCTGACGGCGGCGTGGACGGCGCTGCTCCACCGCTACAGCGGACAGGAAGACTTCGCCGTCGGCACGGTGGTGGCGAACCGCGAGCGGCCCGAGCTGCGTGACGTGCTGGGCTTCTTCGCGCACACGCTCGCGTTGCGCGCGGACCTCGCCGGACAGCCGAGCTTCCGGGAGCTGCTCAACCGGACGCGGCGCACGTTCCACGAGGCCCTGGCCCACGCGGACCTGCCGTTCGAGGACGTGGTGGCCTCGGCTCGCGTGCCCCGGGGTGGCGCGGACAATCCGCTCTTCCAGACGGCGCTCCTCCTGGAAGCGCTCCCGCCCACGGACATGACGGTGCCGGGCATGGAGTGGCGCCCGGTGCTCCCCGTGCCCGACGGCGCGGTGGAAGGCACGTCGAAGTTCGACCTCCAGCTCTCCCTCGTCGAGACGGCCGACGGCTTGTCCGGCGCGCTCGAGTACCGCACGGACCTCTTCGCTGCCGCGACGGTGGCACGGCTCGCCAGCCACCTGGAGACGGTGCTGCGCGCGGCGGTGAACGCCGTGGAGCTGAAGGTGGACGACCTGCCGCTGCTCGGCGCGGAGGAGACACGCAAGCTGCTGGTGGATTGGAACGACCTCACCCCGGCGCAGGCCGACGACGCGGCGCTGTGCATCCATGCCCAGTTCCGCGCGCAGGCGGCCCGGACGCCCGATGCGGTGGCGGTGGCGGGTGACGATGCGACGCTCACGTACGCGGAGCTCGACGGGCGCGCGAACGCGTTGGCGTGGCGACTGAGGGACGCGGGGGTCGGCCCCGAGGTGCGCGTGGGCCTGTGCCTGGAGCGCTCGGCGGCCATGGTCGTGGCCATGCTGGGCGTGCTCAAGGCGGGCGGCGCCTACGTGCCGCTGGACCCGGACTATCCCCGCGAGCGGCTCGCCTTCATGCTGGAGGACTCGGGCGCCGCGGTGCTGCTCACCGAGACGCACCTCCAGGGTTCGATTCCTCCGGGTCGCGCGCGTGTGGTCCTGCTGGACGATGCGGCCGTGGACGCTCACGAGGTTCGGGATGCGCCGCCCGCATCGGGCACGAGCGCCGCGGGCCTCGCGTACGTCATCTACACCTCCGGCTCCACGGGACGTCCCAAGGGCGTCATGGTGCCGCACGGAGGCGTGGCCAACTTCTTCACCGCGATGGACGCGCGCCTGGGCCATCAGCCCGTGGGCTCGTGGCTGGCCGTCACCAGCATCTCCTTCGACATCTCCGTGCTGGAGCTGCTGTGGACGCTCACGCGCGGCTTCAAGGTCGTGGTGCAGGGCGAGGGCGCGCTGCTCAAGGCGCCGTCCCGCGTCGCGGCGGCCCGGCGCAAGCCGATGGAGCTCAGCCTCTTCTACTTCGCGGATGACGCGGAGAAGTCGACGGGCGACCGCTACCGCCTGCTGATGGAGGGCGCGAAGTTCGCCGACCGCCATGGCTTCGCGGCGGTGTGGACGCCGGAGCGGCACTTCCACGCCTTCGGCGGGCTGTACCCCAGTCCCGCGGTGGCGAGCGCGGCCATCGCCGCCGTGACGGAGCGCGTGGCCATTCGCGCGGGCAGCGTCGTGTTGCCCCTGCACCATCCGGTGCGCGTCGCCGAGGAATGGGCGCTGGTGGACAACCTGTCGCGCGGCCGCGTGGGCATCTCCGTGGCTTCCGGCTGGCACGCGAACGACTTCGTCTTCGCGCCCGAGCGCTACGAGAAGCGCCGTGAGCTGATGATGGAGGGGCTGGAGACGGTGCGCCGGCTCTGGCGCGGCGAGACGCTGCGGATGCAGGGTGGCGCGGGCGCGCAGGTGGACATCACGTTGCGGCCCCGCCCCATCCAGAAGGACCTGCCGGTGTGGCTCACGGCGGCGGGCAATCCCGACACGTTCATCACCGCGGGGCGCATGGGCTGCCATGTCCTCACGCACCTGCTCGGCCAGACGTGGGACGACCTGGAGAAGAAGCTCGGGCTCTATCGCGACGCCTGGCGCGAGGCCGGCCACGCGGGTGACGGACACGTCACGCTGATGCTTCACACCTTCATCGGCGAGGACGCCGCCCAGGTGCGCGCGGTGGTGGAGAAGCCCTTCCGCGACTACCTGCGCAGCTCCGCCGACCTGATGCGCGGCCTGGGGCGGACGCTGGGCGTGGACCTGGACACGGCGACGGAGGCCGACCTGGACCGCCTCGCCGCGCAGGCCTTCGAGCGCTACTTCGAGACGAGCGGCCTGTTCGGCACGCCGCGCTCCGTGCGCGAGCGGATGGAGCAACTCCGCGCGCTGGGCGTGGACGAGGTCGGCTGCCTCATCGACTTCGGCATCCCCGCCGAGACGGTGCTGGCCAGCCTGCCCCGGCTGCACGAGGTGAAGTGCCAGGCGGACCGCGATGGTCGCCGGGCAAGCACCGCGCGCTCCATCCCGCTCAACCTGCGCGAGCACGCGGTGACGCATCTGCAATGCACGCCGTCCCTGGCGCGCGCGCTCATGGCGGAGCCCGAGTCCGTCGAGGCGCTCGCCGGTCTGCGCCGCCTCATGGTCGGCGGCGAAGCGCTCCCGTCGTCGCTGGGGACGTCGCTGCGTCAGGCGCTCGGCGAAGGGGCGCGGCTGCTCAACATGTATGGCCCCACGGAGACGACCATCTGGTCCTCGACGCACGACGTGCGTGACGAGAGCGGCCCGGTGGCGTCCATCGGCTCGCCGTTCTCGCGGACCCAGTTCTACCTGCTCGACGCGAAGCTGCGTCCGGTGCCTGTGGGTGTCCCCGGTGAGCTCTTCATCGGCGGCGCGGGCGTGGTGCGAGGCTATCTCTCGCGGCCGGAGCTGACCGCCGAGCGCTTCGTGCCGGACCCGTTCTCTCGGGAGCCTGGCGCGCGGGTGTATCGCACGGGAGACCGGGCGCGCTGGCGCGACGACGGCACGGTGGAGTTCCTGGGCCGCGTGGACCACCAGCTCAAGGTGCGTGGCTTCCGCATCGAGGCCGGTGAAATCGAGGCGGTGCTGAGCGCGAGGCCCGAGGTGCGCGAGGCGGTGGTCGTGGCTCGCGAGGACACGCCGGGCGACGTGCGGCTGGTGGCCTACGTGGTGGCTCGCGATGGGCAGACGGTGGACGCGACGGCGCTGCGGGACGCGGTGGCGCTGCGGCTGCCGGAGCACATGGTCCCCTCGCTGCTGGTGACGCTGCCGGCGCTGCCGCTCACGCCCAACGGCAAGGTGGACCGCAAGGCCCTCCCCGCCCCCACCGCGGCCCGAGCCTCACGCGCGGCCTACGTGGCGCCGCAGAGCCAGCTCGAGATGCAGATCTCCGACGTGTGGAAGCAGGTGCTCAACGTCGAGCAGGTCGGAGTGGACGACAACTTCTTCGACCTGGGCGGGCACTCGCTGCTCATGGTGCAGGTGCATGCGCGGCTCAAGACGGTGCTGGGCTCGGAGCTGCCGCTGCTCAAGCTGCTGGAGCACCCCACGGTCAGCGCGCTCGCGCGCTACCTGCGGCAGGGGCCCGCATCGAATGTCACCCCGGTGGAGTCTGCTCAGGACCGGGCGAAGCGCCAGCTCGAGAGCATGAAGCGGCAGCAACAGCGCGCCAGGAAACAGGGGTAG
- a CDS encoding type I polyketide synthase → MGSHVEYQGDSGLAVAIVGMAVRVPGAQDVDAFWRMLRAGVEGITFFSDEALKSLGVDPAFLANPSFVRAAPVLERPGRFDAAFFGYAPREAELLDPQHRIFLECAWTALEHAGYAPGRVPGTTGIFAGSSLSSYLLFNLLSRAEFQQAEDTFPAMVANDKDFLATRVAYHLDFKGPALTVQTGCSTSLVATHLACQSLLGYQCDVALAGGVSVHVPQRTGYTYQEGGITSPDGHCRAFDAKGQGTLFGSGAGIVVLKRLDDALKDGDTIHAVIRGSAINNDGAVKVGFTAPGVEGQMEVIARAQAMADVTPDSISYVEAHGTATPLGDPIEVQALDGVFRAGTDKRAFCGLGSVKTNVGHLDAAAGVTGLVKTVLSLEHAELPASLNYEAPNPRIDFANSPFYVNASLAPWPAGATPRRAGVSSFGIGGTNAHLILEESPVIPSGDASRAWQVLVLSARTPTALDALTTSLLSHLKEHPEQPLADVAWTLQSGRKALDLRRVVVCKDRDDAVRVLETRDPQRLFTLAPSSSTPSAVFMFPGGGAQYPDMGRGLYAAEPAFREAVDQCCTLLRPRLGFDLKPLMYPDADSAATAGQRLKRTSLALPALFTVEYAMARLWESWGLKPEAVIGHSLGEYTAACLAGVFSLEDALALVVLRGKLFEELPGGGMLSVPMPEAEVRPLLGDALSLAAVNGPSQCVVAGTVEAVEALAAELARREVEFRHIPIDVAAHSHLVTPILARFQEFIGTLRRNAPTLPLMSNVTGTWMTPEEAVDPAYWTRHLRHTVRFGDGIRTLAEQPHRVYLEVGPGRTLGTLARLQLTGPGAPPVLPSLRHPQDPVADEELLAATLGKLWAAGVGIDWAAVRGDARRLRVPLPTYPFEGQDYWLAPEAPSAARRGNARKNADVASWFYVPAWRRAPLSPPKVGAVTPRDWVVLQDSTGAGEALVNELVRAGHRVVRVTPGTHLQELGEHHFSLDPSAPEETFFLLNALKAKGLDVERVVHLWSLDGDGVTDFDRAQERGFYSVLRLTRALVEASLPKRVELTVVGRLALEVESTDEVHPELATVPALCKVIPQEHDGIACRYVDLGRGTGLSTVSALSHELLSDSAEPVVALRGARRLVQTHESLRLEQDAVAAQPFRTRGVYLITGGLGGVGLLLAGELARSHQARLVLVGRSGLEVDPGGHKQRAVRDLEAAGAEVLVVRADVADESRLRGVLTEAEARFGAVHGVIHAAGLAGEGAVALLAGLDAAACAPHFRAKVHGTYALERALAGRSLDFVLLVSSNAAVLGGLGLGAYGAANAFLDAFAASRAHSGTTRWLSTNWDGWPVAEEGTQGAKTSLDAFAMSSTEAVEAFRRVVESAQGGQVVVSTGDLPARVARWVRKDGASAESSSGAVHERPQLGTEYVAPTDDVELALAKVWQEQLGLAQLGIHDNFFDLGGNSLLWLKIVGRLKRELGRDIPLTSVFEAPTVATLAKKLGGPATTAQPPGFETSQNRGAQRRERRSRRE, encoded by the coding sequence ATGGGGAGTCATGTGGAGTACCAGGGGGACTCAGGACTGGCCGTGGCCATCGTGGGCATGGCGGTGCGTGTACCTGGGGCGCAGGATGTCGATGCGTTCTGGCGGATGCTGCGCGCGGGTGTGGAAGGCATCACCTTCTTCTCCGACGAGGCACTGAAGTCCCTCGGCGTGGACCCGGCGTTCCTGGCCAATCCCAGCTTCGTTCGCGCCGCGCCTGTCCTGGAGAGGCCGGGCCGCTTCGACGCGGCCTTCTTCGGCTACGCCCCACGCGAGGCCGAGCTGCTGGACCCGCAGCACCGCATCTTCCTGGAGTGCGCGTGGACGGCGCTGGAGCATGCGGGCTACGCCCCGGGGCGAGTGCCGGGCACCACGGGCATCTTCGCGGGCTCCAGCCTGAGCAGCTACCTGCTCTTCAACCTGCTCTCACGCGCGGAGTTCCAGCAGGCCGAGGACACCTTCCCGGCCATGGTGGCCAACGACAAGGACTTCCTCGCCACGCGCGTGGCCTACCACCTGGACTTCAAGGGCCCGGCCCTCACGGTCCAGACGGGCTGCTCCACGTCGCTGGTCGCCACGCACCTGGCCTGCCAGTCCCTGCTCGGCTACCAGTGTGACGTCGCGCTCGCGGGCGGCGTGTCCGTGCACGTGCCCCAGCGCACGGGCTACACCTACCAGGAAGGCGGCATCACCTCGCCGGACGGGCACTGCCGCGCGTTCGATGCGAAGGGCCAGGGCACGCTCTTTGGCAGCGGCGCGGGCATCGTGGTGCTCAAGCGCCTGGACGACGCGCTCAAGGACGGCGACACCATCCACGCCGTCATTCGCGGCTCGGCCATCAACAACGACGGCGCGGTGAAGGTCGGCTTCACGGCGCCGGGCGTGGAGGGCCAGATGGAGGTCATCGCCCGGGCCCAGGCCATGGCGGACGTGACGCCGGACTCCATCTCCTACGTCGAAGCGCATGGCACGGCCACGCCGCTGGGTGACCCCATCGAGGTGCAGGCGCTCGATGGCGTGTTCCGCGCCGGCACCGACAAGCGCGCCTTCTGCGGGCTCGGCTCGGTGAAGACCAACGTGGGCCACCTGGATGCCGCGGCGGGAGTGACGGGGCTCGTGAAGACGGTGCTCTCGCTGGAGCACGCGGAGCTTCCCGCCAGCCTGAACTACGAGGCGCCCAACCCGCGCATCGACTTCGCGAACAGCCCCTTCTACGTCAACGCCTCCCTGGCTCCCTGGCCGGCGGGCGCGACTCCTCGCCGCGCGGGCGTGAGCTCGTTCGGCATCGGCGGCACCAACGCACACCTCATCCTGGAGGAGTCGCCCGTCATCCCGTCGGGGGATGCGTCGCGCGCGTGGCAGGTCCTCGTCCTCTCCGCGCGGACTCCGACTGCGCTGGACGCGCTGACCACGTCGCTGCTCTCCCACTTGAAGGAACATCCCGAGCAGCCGCTCGCGGACGTGGCGTGGACGCTGCAATCGGGGCGCAAGGCGCTGGACCTCCGGCGCGTGGTGGTCTGCAAGGACCGGGACGATGCCGTGCGGGTGCTGGAGACGCGGGACCCGCAGCGCCTCTTCACGCTCGCTCCGAGTTCCTCGACGCCGTCCGCGGTGTTCATGTTCCCCGGCGGCGGTGCGCAGTACCCGGACATGGGCCGAGGGCTCTATGCCGCCGAGCCCGCCTTCCGCGAGGCGGTGGACCAGTGCTGCACGCTCCTGCGTCCCCGGCTGGGCTTCGACCTGAAGCCCCTGATGTACCCGGATGCGGACTCCGCCGCGACCGCGGGCCAGCGCCTCAAGCGGACCTCGCTGGCCCTGCCCGCGCTGTTCACCGTCGAGTACGCGATGGCGCGCCTGTGGGAGTCCTGGGGCCTGAAGCCCGAGGCGGTCATCGGCCACAGCCTGGGTGAGTACACGGCGGCGTGCCTGGCGGGAGTCTTCTCGCTGGAGGATGCGCTGGCGCTGGTGGTGCTGCGAGGCAAGCTCTTCGAGGAGCTGCCTGGTGGCGGCATGCTCAGCGTGCCCATGCCCGAGGCGGAGGTGCGGCCACTGCTCGGCGACGCCCTGTCGCTCGCGGCGGTGAACGGCCCCTCGCAGTGCGTGGTCGCCGGCACGGTGGAAGCCGTCGAGGCGCTGGCCGCGGAGCTCGCCCGCCGCGAGGTGGAGTTCCGGCACATCCCCATCGACGTGGCGGCGCACTCGCACCTGGTGACGCCGATTCTCGCGCGCTTCCAGGAGTTCATCGGGACGCTGCGGCGCAACGCCCCCACCCTGCCGCTGATGTCCAACGTCACCGGCACGTGGATGACGCCCGAGGAAGCCGTGGACCCGGCCTACTGGACGCGGCACCTGCGGCACACGGTGCGCTTCGGCGACGGCATCCGCACGCTCGCGGAGCAGCCTCACCGCGTCTACCTGGAGGTCGGTCCGGGCCGCACGCTCGGCACGCTGGCGCGGCTCCAACTCACGGGCCCCGGCGCGCCGCCCGTGCTTCCTTCCCTCCGCCATCCGCAGGACCCGGTGGCCGATGAGGAACTGCTCGCCGCCACGCTCGGAAAGCTCTGGGCCGCGGGCGTGGGCATCGACTGGGCCGCGGTGCGCGGAGACGCGCGGCGGCTGCGCGTGCCGTTGCCCACGTATCCCTTCGAAGGCCAGGACTACTGGCTCGCCCCCGAGGCGCCCTCCGCCGCACGGCGTGGCAACGCGCGAAAGAACGCGGACGTGGCCAGTTGGTTCTACGTCCCCGCCTGGCGGCGCGCTCCGCTGTCACCTCCCAAAGTGGGCGCCGTCACTCCGCGAGACTGGGTCGTGCTCCAGGACTCGACGGGAGCTGGCGAGGCGCTCGTCAATGAGCTGGTGCGCGCGGGCCATCGCGTCGTGCGCGTCACGCCGGGCACGCATCTCCAGGAGCTGGGTGAGCACCACTTCAGCCTGGACCCGTCGGCTCCCGAGGAGACCTTCTTCCTGTTGAATGCCCTGAAGGCGAAGGGCCTCGACGTGGAGCGCGTGGTCCACCTGTGGAGCCTGGATGGCGACGGCGTCACGGACTTCGACCGCGCCCAGGAACGCGGCTTCTACTCCGTGCTCCGGCTGACGCGTGCGCTGGTGGAGGCTTCGCTGCCCAAGCGCGTGGAGCTGACGGTGGTGGGACGCCTCGCGCTGGAGGTGGAGAGCACGGACGAAGTTCATCCCGAGCTCGCCACGGTCCCCGCGCTGTGCAAGGTGATTCCGCAGGAGCACGACGGCATCGCATGCCGGTATGTCGACCTGGGCCGTGGCACGGGCCTGTCCACCGTGAGCGCGTTGTCGCACGAGCTGCTCTCCGACTCCGCCGAGCCCGTGGTGGCCCTGCGTGGAGCGCGGCGCCTCGTGCAGACCCATGAGTCGCTGCGGCTCGAGCAGGACGCCGTGGCCGCGCAGCCCTTCCGGACGCGCGGCGTGTACCTCATCACGGGTGGCCTGGGCGGCGTGGGATTGCTGCTCGCGGGCGAGCTCGCGCGGAGCCATCAGGCGCGGCTCGTCCTCGTGGGCCGCTCCGGGTTGGAGGTAGACCCGGGAGGCCACAAGCAGCGTGCGGTAAGAGACCTGGAAGCGGCGGGCGCGGAAGTGCTCGTGGTTCGCGCGGACGTGGCGGACGAGTCGCGGTTGCGCGGCGTGCTCACGGAGGCCGAAGCGCGCTTCGGAGCGGTGCATGGCGTCATCCACGCGGCGGGCCTCGCGGGTGAAGGCGCGGTGGCGCTGCTCGCCGGTCTGGACGCGGCGGCGTGCGCGCCCCACTTCCGAGCGAAGGTCCATGGCACCTACGCGCTGGAGCGGGCACTCGCCGGACGCTCGCTGGACTTCGTGTTGCTGGTGTCCTCCAACGCCGCCGTGCTCGGGGGCCTGGGACTTGGCGCCTATGGCGCGGCCAATGCGTTCCTCGATGCGTTCGCGGCCTCACGCGCGCACAGCGGCACGACGCGCTGGCTGAGCACCAACTGGGATGGCTGGCCCGTCGCCGAGGAAGGGACGCAGGGCGCGAAGACGAGCCTCGACGCGTTCGCCATGTCCTCGACGGAAGCCGTGGAGGCGTTCCGCCGCGTCGTCGAGTCCGCGCAAGGCGGACAGGTGGTGGTCTCCACGGGCGACCTGCCCGCGCGCGTGGCGCGATGGGTGAGGAAGGACGGCGCGAGCGCCGAGTCCTCCTCGGGCGCGGTGCATGAGCGTCCTCAGCTCGGCACCGAGTACGTGGCGCCCACGGATGACGTGGAGCTGGCGCTGGCGAAGGTCTGGCAGGAGCAGCTCGGACTGGCGCAGCTCGGCATCCACGACAACTTCTTCGACCTCGGCGGGAACTCGTTGCTGTGGCTCAAGATCGTGGGTCGGCTGAAGCGGGAGCTGGGGCGCGACATTCCGCTCACCTCCGTCTTCGAGGCCCCCACCGTCGCCACGCTGGCGAAGAAGCTGGGCGGGCCGGCCACCACGGCCCAGCCCCCGGGCTTCGAGACGAGTCAGAACCGAGGCGCGCAGCGCAGGGAGCGGCGAAGCCGCCGCGAGTGA